Proteins from one Mercurialis annua linkage group LG7, ddMerAnnu1.2, whole genome shotgun sequence genomic window:
- the LOC126657614 gene encoding putative glucan endo-1,3-beta-glucosidase GVI, which produces MAHPIFCILIAFLFSVQIHEFAGYAGAQNVGVNYGRVADNLPLPPQVIDLYKSRNIQNIRIFDPQPDTLAALQNSAIPVIIGVVNNDLPTLAADATAWVQANIVPYAVNVNFRCISVGNEVIPGELAVHILPAMQSIQRAVAAANLLIPVSTAVSQAVLGTSYPPSAGAWSAEAGPIIEPIVKFLQENKYPLLCNVYPYFAYVSDPEHIRLDYALLSSTEVIVVDGDFKYTNLLDAQVDATYAALEKSGCNDVEIIVSETGWPSAGGDPAIASVINAQTYNNNVVARVKAGTGTPRRSGRVLQSYIFATFNENLKPAGIEQNFGLFNPDMTEVYHVNF; this is translated from the coding sequence GTTATGCAGGAGCTCAAAATGTTGGTGTAAACTATGGCAGAGTTGCTGATAATCTTCCACTTCCACCTCAAGTAATCGATCTATACAAATCGAGAAACATTCAAAACATTCGAATTTTCGATCCGCAACCCGACACTTTAGCAGCACTCCAAAATTCAGCAATTCCAGTCATAATTGGAGTTGTAAACAATGATCTTCCAACTCTCGCAGCTGATGCTACAGCCTGGGTTCAAGCTAATATTGTTCCGTACGCAGTAAACGTAAATTTCCGTTGCATATCGGTCGGAAACGAGGTTATTCCAGGGGAACTAGCCGTTCATATTCTCCCTGCAATGCAGTCAATTCAAAGAGCAGTAGCAGCCGCGAACCTGTTGATTCCTGTGTCGACTGCAGTATCCCAAGCGGTGCTTGGAACATCGTACCCTCCTTCGGCAGGAGCTTGGAGTGCCGAAGCAGGACCTATAATTGAACCAATAGTTAAATTTctacaagaaaataaatatcCTCTGTTATGCAATGTCTACCCTTATTTCGCTTATGTTAGCGATCCCGAGCATATCCGGCTCGATTACGCCTTGCTCAGCAGCACCGAGGTGATTGTGGTGGATGGGGACTTTAAATATACGAATTTGCTCGACGCCCAAGTTGATGCTACGTATGCTGCATTGGAGAAATCCGGATGTAACGACGTAGAGATCATCGTGAGTGAAACGGGATGGCCGTCAGCCGGTGGAGATCCTGCGATAGCTAGTGTGATTAACGCGCAAACGTATAATAATAACGTTGTTGCTCGGGTGAAAGCGGGTACTGGCACGCCGAGGAGGTCCGGAAGGGTACTTCAAAGTTATATATTTGCTacatttaatgaaaatttgaaacCAGCTGGGATTGAGCAaaattttggattgtttaatcCGGACATGACAGAGGTCTATCATGTCAATTTTTAA